The proteins below come from a single Serinus canaria isolate serCan28SL12 chromosome 6, serCan2020, whole genome shotgun sequence genomic window:
- the LOC103821205 gene encoding nucleolar RNA helicase 2-like — translation MPEATRCSSSSGAESGSDCSMDTEGVPESGRRRHKKEKKEKKSKRRDKFQRGKTQTDDSEESDEERYAPKPKKSKSVSKQNGHTKEESVEKSRLSSFSSKSSRKSRQSSSSETSSESESESEQDQELTGEQKEGAFSNFAISKETVQLLQARGVTYLFPVQVKTFNPVFSGKDVIAQARTGTGKTFSFAIPLIEKLQGDSQERRRGRPPKVLVLCPTRELANQVAKDFKDITRKLTVGCFYGGTPYNGQIDLMRSGIDILVGTPGRIKDHLQNGKLDLTKVKHVVLDEVDQMLDMGFAEQVEDILRVAYKKDSEDNPQTLLFSATCPHWVYDVAKKYMKSRYEQIDLIGKRTQKAATTVEHLAIECHWSQRAAVIGDVIQVYSGSHGRTIVFCETKKEANELALNASIKQDCQSLHGDIPQKQREITLKGFRNGSFKVLVATNVAARGLDIPEVDLVVQSSPPKDVESYIHRSGRTGRAGRTGICICFYQRKEEYQLRHVEQKAGITFKRVGVPTATDIIKASSKDAMRCLDSVPQTAIEYFRESAQLLIKEKGPVNALAAALAHISGATSIEQRSLLNSDVGFVTMILRCSEEISNMSYAWRRLREVLGDDIDRKVNRMCFLKGKMGVCFDVPVADQKDIEARWEDSKHWRLCVATELPELVESARGGGGGGGSGGGNGRSFSSSRNGRRGGSGRNRFRSRGQKRSFSRAFEH, via the exons ATGCCCGAGGCCACCcggtgcagcagcagcagcggggccGAGTCGGGCTCCGACTGCTCCATGGACACCGAGGGGGTCCCGGAGAGCGGCCGCCGGCGGCACAAG aaggagaaaaaggagaagaaatctAAACGCCGGGACAAGTTTCAGAGGGGAAAGACTCAGACAGATGACAGCGAGGAATCGGACGAGGAGCGTTATGCCCCGAAACCCAAGAAATCAAAGAGTGTCAGTAAACAGAACGGTCACACGAAAGAAGAAAGCGTGGAGAAATCGAGATTGTCCTCCTTTAGCAGCAAATCCTCCCGCAAAAGCCGGCAGAGTAGTTCCAGTGAAACGTCAAGTGAGAGCGAAAGTGAGAGCGAGCAGGATCAG GAGTTGACTGGAGAACAGAAGGAGGGTGCTTTCTCCAATTTTGCTATTTCCAAAGAAACTGTCCAGCTTCTTCAAG CTCGAGGAGTGACATACCTGTTCCCTGTGCAAGTGAAGACCTTCAACCCAGTGTTTTCTGGCAAGGATGTCATTGCTCAAGCACGAACTGGAACAGGGAAAACATTCTCTTTTGCCATTCCCTTAATTGAAAAGCTTCAGGGAGACTCACAGGAAAGAAGAAGAGGCCGTCCACCAAAG GTTCTAGTTCTTTGTCCAACAAGAGAGCTGGCAAATCAGGTTGCCAAAGATTTCAAGGATATCACAAGGAAGCTGACAGTAGGTTGTTTTTATGGAGGAACTCCCTATAATGGACAAA TTGACCTCATGAGAAGTGGCATTGACATTTTGGTGGGGACACCTGGTCGGATCAAGGACCACCTGCAGAATGGCAAGCTGGACCTTACCAAGGTCAAACACGTTGTGCTGGATGAAGTTGATCAGATGCTGGACATGGGATTTGCTGAGCAAGTGGAAGACATTTTACGAGTTGCATACAAGAAGG attCTGAAGACAATCCCCAGACACTGCTGTTCTCTGCCACTTGCCCACACTGGGTGTATGATGTGGCTAAGAAATACATGAAGTCTAGATATGAACAGATTGACCTTATTGGGAAAAGAACTCAGAAGGCTGCTACAACAGTAGAA CATTTGGCAATAGAGTGTCACTGGtctcagagagctgcagttATTGGAGATGTCATTCAGGTCTACAGTGGCAGCCATGGGAGGACCATTGTCTTCTGTGAGACCAAAAAGGAGGCAAATGAACTGGCTCTGAATGCTTCAATCAAACAG GATTGCCAGTCGTTGCATGGTGACATTCCTCAGAAGCAGAGAGAGATCACACTGAAGGGTTTTAGAAATGGTTCATTTAAAGTTCTGGTTGCAACCAATGTAGCTGCCCGTGGTTTAGATATCCCAGAAGTTGACCTGGTTGTACAGAGCTCACCACCAAAG GATGTGGAGTCCTACATACACCGCTCCGGGCGCACGGGCCGAGCTGGGCGCACTGGGATCTGCATCTGCTTCTATCAGCGGAAGGAGGAATACCAGCTGAGACACGTGGAACAAAAAGCG gGCATTACATTCAAGCGTGTTGGTGTTCCTACCGCAACAGACATAATAAAGGCTTCCAGCAAAGATGCCATGAG GTGCCTGGATTCTGTTCCTCAGACTGCTATTGAGTATTTCAGAGAATCTGCTCAGTTGCTAATAAAAGAGAAGGGACCAGTTaatgctctggctgcagctctggcccaTATTTCGGGTGCTACTTCCATTGAGCAGCGCTCACTGCTGAACTCAGATGTG GGATTTGTTACAATGATACTGCGCTGCTCTGAGGAAATAAGCAACATGAGCTATGCCTGGCGAAGGCTGCGAGAAGTGTTGGGTGATGATATTGATCGGAAGGTGAACAGGATGTGTTTCCTCAAGGGAAAAATG gGTGTGTGCTTTGATGTTCCTGTGGCAGACCAAAAAGACATAGAG GCAAGGTGGGAGGATTCTAAACACTGGCGTTTGTGTGTGGCCACGGAATTACCAGAGTTGGTCGAGTCTGCtcgaggaggaggaggaggaggagggagtggTGGAGGGAATGGCCGAagcttctccagctccaggaacGGGCGGCGTGGTGGCTCTGGTAGAAACAGGTTCAGGAGCAGAGGCCAGAAACGAAGTTTCAGCAGAGCATTTGAACATTAA